One window from the genome of Phalacrocorax aristotelis chromosome 20, bGulAri2.1, whole genome shotgun sequence encodes:
- the NKAIN1 gene encoding sodium/potassium-transporting ATPase subunit beta-1-interacting protein 1, whose translation MGRCNGRCTLVGFCCLQLVAALERQIFDFLGYQWAPILANFLHIMAVILGIFGTIQYRSKYLMMYAVWLVLWVGWNAFIICFYLEVGRLSQDRDFIMTFNTSLHRSWWMENGPGCLVTPVMNSNLAPEDHHVITVSGCLLDYQYIEVVSSATQIFLALFGFVYACYVSKVFLEEEDSFDFIGGFDSYGYQAPQKTSHLQLQPLYTSG comes from the exons GTAGCGGCGCTGGAGAGGCAGATCTTTGATTTCCTGGGCTACCAGTGGGCACCCATCCTGGCTAACTTTTTACACatcatggctgttattttgggTATTTTTGGGACCATCCAGTACAGATCCAAATACCTCATGATG TACGCGGTGTGGCTGGTGCTGTGGGTCGGCTGGAACGCCTTCATCATCTGCTTCTACCTGGAGGTCGGACGCTTGTCGCAG GACCGAGACTTCATCATGACCTTCAATACCTCACTGCATCGCTCGTGGTGGATGGAGAACGGGCCGGGCTGCCTGGTGACGCCGGTGATGAACTCCAACCTGGCGCCCGAGGACCATCACGTCATCACCGTCAGCGGCTGCCTGCTCGACTACCAGTACATCGAGGTAGTGAGCAGCGCCACGCAGATATTCCTGGCG CTTTTTGGCTTCGTTTACGCCTGTTACGTCAGCAAAGTGTTCCTGGAGGAAGAAGACAGCT TCGACTTCATCGGTGGGTTTGACTCCTACGGCTACCAGGCGCCACAGAAGACATCACACCTACAGCTACAGCCGCTCTACAC